In Hippoglossus hippoglossus isolate fHipHip1 chromosome 11, fHipHip1.pri, whole genome shotgun sequence, the sequence ACAAGTCACATTGGAGGTTTCAGCAGTAAGCACCTGACTTGCTGAGGTAACAGCTGATGAGATCATGGGACAGAAGAGTCCAGACAGATGGAGCGTGGACGGGACGGAAGGTGGACGGTGACGCTTTTAGTGACGCACAGAGGTTTTCTTGCTTTCTCCCCAGGAAGACAGGAACAGAGGCCCTTCGTTGACTGGGAACATGAAGCAGCTGAGTCACAACACTGAACGAATGACTCAGTTCATTCATTGTAGTGAGATCTGAATCAAGGTTAGAAAACATGTCACAGAGCCGGATGACTCAGCTTCTACCTATAACTCTGAATTTACACTTTTATAAAAGACTCCAGAGTGGTGACATCAAGTTGTGCGCTTTTCAGTGTAAAAGCAGCATCATCGTGGTGCTTACTTACTTCTTGTTAActttcctttctgtctttttttcatttctacttATTTTACTCACAGAGTtggattaaaaatgaattacCAAACAATCCAACTGTACAACTACCAGGTCACTAGTTAAATCAAGTTAAACTCCACAGTAGAGGCCCTagtttatattattgttattgaggAGCCTTGTTGCAGAGCTGTACAACAGTGACGTAGTAGGAAAGAAGTCCCACAGTGGTAGAGCGGCATGTTACTGACAGATGGGGAAGCTTGTGTGACGAAGCGTCTGAGCACCTGTCGCAGCAGATCCTCTGAGTCAGTCTCTGCCTGACGGGGCGACAGCTGAGCTCAGGGTTTAGAAGGGAATGAATGAAGGTTAGTTGGGAACAACAAATAAACTATTTTGAAAAGTCACGGTCAGTGTCAGGGTCCCTGCAAAGTTTAGACTAAAACTGGAGACTGAAAGACACTTCAGGCTCCTGCAGAGCAGAGATTAGATCTCCACTATATTAACTTCAATTCTGTTTTCAAATCTTCTCTCTAAACTTAGTTTTACTGAATGACTTGGTTCTTTTAAAAgctatttttgtttcttttccattAATTTCAAGCAATGTtgaactattttatttattgtcctTTATTTAAAATGGTGTTATATCTTTTAACGTCTCTGATTCTAAATGCTACTGTATTATTTTCCTTGTTATCACTGatgatttgtattattgtttgtATCTGTCTTCTTTGTGGAGCACTTTGCTGTGGCTGTTTGGAAAGTggatatacaaataaaatgattacTCAAAAATATATAGTGACATCAAGTTGCATTAATATAATTTGtatagaaaatatatacaaaaaaaaagttgatgtTCACCTATCattgttaatataatatatatatatacatgttttattatatattcttCAGTCACTGCTCATTATCTCAGTGGGACTTTACCTTATCTCTCCTCTGTATTTCCTACAGTCCTGTCATTGTAATTTAACATGTTGCATGTCCTTAAAAATCCATTAAAGATATTTGATATgtacattacatttatattagCCTATATTTAAACAGGATTTATTTAGGCAGCAgacttttctttcactttgatCTTTCTGGAAACCATCCAGCAGGAAGTGTTAGTCAGCGAAGGCTCGGAGAGGAACCCAGACACAGCGGAGGTATTTAAAGACAGGACGCCTCCTTTTAGCAACCAGAGGCCTGAACCGATACTCAGAACACGTAAGCCTCTGGCAAGGAGGACTTTACTTTATTTCTACACAATGGTACATATATACAGTTTTATACGCTTTAATttcttacaaaaaaaacaattcatttacaggtggaggtggggggggggggggggggggggggggggggggggggggggggactgaccTATTGGAACTCAAAATAAATACGTCGAcaggagttgtgtgtgtgtgtgtgtgtgtgtgtgtgtgtgtgtgtgtgtgtgtgtgtgtgtgtgtgtgtgtgtgtgtgtgtgtgtggctcccaCCAGGAGCTGTGTGCTTCACCTCGACCGGAATcacacatggaaacaaaaggcaggttcttttttgttgttgtgagaaAACTCCCATGACTAATGCTGaactattaaaaagactctgAGCAGAACATTAACATGGACGTGTCAACCACTCCATCCACACTTAGTCACACCCACACCCAGAAGAGCATTGCATAACATAAACAGATATCAATAAGACAGGCGTCAGAGGcccgtgtgtgagtgtggagtGTCCTTCACCATTATCATCTCATCGGCAAATAATAACTGGGACATTAAGAGCAATAGTCTCCATATAGGGAATAAACCttttatacataaaaaaataaacatggaaAGTGATCTACGATGGAAGTGCTcacctttcaaaaacaaaaacttcagACACTTGCTTCTGCTGAAGATTCTTGCAATTTCCAAGGAAACGTGATATTTAACCATCACTGGTCTGCTGTTGGCATAatagagttttttttctatgtAACTGCTCACATTTATCTGGGTGGAGACTCGTGCTGCATTTACAGCTCCGTCTCCTTCTGACCCTTTCCTTACACCTCAGAGTCGGAAGACATTTCTTTTTGGAGTCTTGCTTCTTTCCTTTAGAGAGCGGAATTATTGTCTTTACATGCTGATGGAATTGAAAGACGGACGGAGGGCGGGGTCGAAGGTGGTTCAGAAATCTAAAGGAAGACAGGAGCTGCATAGAGGGCTACTGTGGGTGCAAACATTCTTCCATGATTTTTGACCTCGACTGAGGCTGCAACCACGACAAAAGATTTGGTTTTTTTAAGTCTTTTGTGGGTTATTTTGGTCTCTGCAGCGAAATGAAAACATGCCTCTCGTGGCTGCAGAGGTGGACATCACAGGGACGggatggaggagcaggaagtAACAGCGTCCATGCTCTTAATGACAAAAAACCGCATCATCCGAAGCCCCCAGTTCCTTCAACAGTTCACCTGTTCCACATTTATAGAACATGATCTCCTCTGTCATTCAGTCTCTGGAGACCCCAGGGTCACCGGCTGATGTCTCTGTTGCCCTCCCAGCTCTTGCTGCCCGTTGCCTCGCTGCTGCCACCGTTCTCGAAGAAGGGGTGCTTGAGCGAGTCGGCGAGCGCCAGCCTCTTCGTGGGCTCGTACTCCAACATGCTCTCAATGAGGTCAAACAACTGGTGGTGCTCCTCCGCCTCCGACAGCAGATACCGCTGAtgaaaggacagagaggaacgcaaaagagaaaaaaaaaagaggtggagGGTGGAATATTGAGTGAATGTCAAGAGAAGAACAGTCGcacaaaacaaagacacttTTGTTCTTTCAGTACAAAGCACGTTTGTCACTTATCATCCCCGctaattattctttttattccttTCCCACTCGTCTTACCCGAAGAGGTTTGCAGTTTTCTCTGACGTATTTCCCCGCTGACGAGCTCTCGTCCCAGTCCAGACGACCCCGATAGAAATATTTCTGCTTCCTGAGAGGGAACGGATGTCAGTATGAGCAGCgttccattgtgtgtgtgttgatttaaaaaggtatgttaaagtgtgtgttttctcacctcGTCTTACGAATCATCCTAGAGGGCACTGGTCCGAGGATTCTCTCCATCATGGCCAAATGCTCCCTGTTGTCGTGAGTCTGtcaggagatggagaaaaaaggTTCAGGAAACCAGATTCAGTagcacagaggaaaagacagaacGAGACTTGATTTAGAAGATAATCAGGtttaactgctgctgctgcttcagctgctaCAAATAATTTGAGACAGTCAGAGCTCACAAATAACTCAAAGGACTTATTCTTACTGGGCTGAACCAACTGCTGCTACAATTACtatgtatgtgtatttattgtaGTATTGCACAGTATACATGTACAAGAGCGGTTTTGCAATACCCCGCGGTCAAGTCCGAGATTTTAAGCTgcttctctgcttcctctcatcTTGAAAATAAGAGCCGACACAAGTGTTCTTGCCAACCACTCAATGGCTTGTCCACAAAGCCTGCCAGAGTGGAAAGTGGGTGCTAGTATTTTGGGTTAAGCTGTCTTTGCCTCTGATATTACTCTGGTACACTCCAGGAATAaagaagagctgcagagctACACTAAGATGTGAGGATTTCCCGGCAGGTGGATGCTTGGATGGTGTTTATTTGATAAATATGGGCCCAGATCCTTTTATTTTACCTACTATCTTAAAACATGGGTGAGGCCGTGGTGTTGGAGGTAACCTGCTGGCAGAAATAGAAAGTTGTTGTACCTGAAACAAGGTGAAGCCCAGGTAGTATTCGAACAGGATACACCCAATGCTCCACACGTCACAGGGATGGCTCCAGCCCAGCTCTgacggacacaaacacacaatgaaaacataaaaaaatgtcatgtatGGAGGGTGCACCTGTCTGGGTTCAACGCTTATGGACTAATTTCCTTAAATTAATTTGGATCAGAGGAATCAGGGTGGGGGTGCTGAGCTGTGCTGGTTTCCACTGATAGGACGCAGCCTGTTGCTACAAAAAGTTCCAGGTCGTGCCAACTGAGCTGCTTATCTGGAAACTGGTTTCCCCGAAGAAACCTGTGGTTAGTAGAAATAACCGCTCGTGTCCTCCTGGTATTTGGTGTTTTCAATGACAACAGCTCGCAGTCGTTCTCACCTAGTATGACCTCAGGGGCACGGTAATGCCGCGTGGACACAATGGTGCTGTGGTGCTCGTGGTCAAACGTGGCACTGCCGAAGTCCACCACGCGTACGGCCGTGCTCTTCACCGTCCGCTCTTCACGTTTCTGCAGgcaacaaaacacaagtttCTACCACAACTACTGACTTTCATACAAATTCTTGAGCAAACTGTTT encodes:
- the clk2a gene encoding dual specificity protein kinase CLK2 isoform X3 produces the protein MQCIDHRRGGARVALKIIKNVEKYKEAARLEINVLEKINEKDPDNKFLCVQMYDWFDYHGHMCISFELLALSTFDFLKENNYLPYSIGQVRHMAYQICLAVKFLHDNKLTHTDLKPENILFVNSDFTMSYNVEKKREERTVKSTAVRVVDFGSATFDHEHHSTIVSTRHYRAPEVILELGWSHPCDVWSIGCILFEYYLGFTLFQTHDNREHLAMMERILGPVPSRMIRKTRKQKYFYRGRLDWDESSSAGKYVRENCKPLRRYLLSEAEEHHQLFDLIESMLEYEPTKRLALADSLKHPFFENGGSSEATGSKSWEGNRDISR